DNA sequence from the Chloroflexota bacterium genome:
AAAATAAAACAAACGAATCCGTCCTTGCACTGCCAGATCCTCCGCTGGTAAGCCCACTTGACGCCCGAGCGGTGCACGCAGGGGCCGGCCCTGGTGGGGTTGAACCTGGCCAGATTCCAATGCTGCTGGTTCTGGAGGTTGATCACAATCAGGGATTGCTGAGCAGAAACATCAATCCACTGCCCCTCACCGGTCATCTGTCGGTAATGGAGGGCAACCAAGCTGCTTACTGCTGCTTCCAGCCCGGCGTGAAGGTAGGCCTGAGGGAAGCCGAACCGGACCGGAGCCCTGTCAGCATCGCCTTCCACGTACATATAGCTGCTTAGCGCCCACAGGGCAATGTCAGAGCCTTTGTGGTCCCTCCATGGGCCAGTCTGCCCGAAGGGAGTGATAGAGGTCATAATTATTCCTGGGTTGATTTGACTGAGGGAGGCATAACCCAGGCCAATCTTATCCATGTATCCCGGAGGAAAGGACTCGATGACGAAATCAGCGGTCTTGACCAAGCGCCTGAATAGTTCCTGTCCATCGGCGGTTTCGATGTTAAGGGTTACGCCTCTCTTGTTGGCGTTGTAGGCAAACCAGTAGAGGCTCTTCTCTGGGTCAGGGAGATCATGGTAGAAGGGGCCTATCCTGCGGCTGGAGTCACCACCGGGAGGCTCAATCTTAATGACATCGGCCCCGAAATCGCCCAGTATGCGTCCACAAAAAAAGCCCTTCTCGTCGGTCAGATCCAAAGCTCGATAAGGGCTAAGCAGAGGCTCTTCCATGTCTATTCTGGATGTTCAAAAGGCAACTTCCCCTTCTGGTTGGCGATGGTTAGTATTATATCGTTGGGGCAGTCGCTTTACCACCTCTACCTGAGCAACCCTGCAATGGCCCATGTGGCGTGGAAGTACGGTTTCGTTCGGTTCAGGTTGGGCTTTGCCCCATAAGTCCGTGAGTTAACTCAACCCAGGGACGGCACATACCGACTAGAGGAACGACTGCTTCAGGACGGCGATTGCCGCCTTCACCTTCTGGGCAGCATCCGGGGCCTCAGACTCGATGGCCTCGACCGCTTGCTGCACCTTCTCTTCAACTACCTCAGGAAGTCCGCCATAGACACTGAGGAAAGACGCCCGCCTCCGCTCCAGGCAAAACGTCAACCTTTCTAAAGGACTCTTCGTAAGATAGCTGGCGATAACGCGCAGCATATCCGGCTTGTCCTGAGGCAACTTCCCTTCCACCTCCCACAGCAAGTTCGCCATCTGGTCACTGGCCACATAAGCACTGCAGGTCAGTTTCTCAATAAACAGGCCAATCTCGGCAACCATCTCGTCCTCGTCCAGCGGCTCGAAGTCTCCGCTCTCTATCTGTTCGGAGAGCAGACAACCCCGGTGTGCAATAAGGCTTCTTAACCTGATGAAGTCGGGGGCTATCTCGTTCAGCACTCGTGCCGATTCCAGGGCATGTTTCCCCGACCACCTCCTTCCCCCCAACCCCGGCATAACATACTCTGAGAGCGATATCCCCGCCTCCACCACCTGGCGTCCCCCTCTTATGTGCTCCTCAGCGGTCACCCCCTTTTCCATGTACGCCAGCACCTCATCAGCCCCTGATTCCAGGCCAACGTGGAGCCGAGACAGTCCAGCTTCACGCAAACGGTTCAGCTCCTCACCAGATTTTCGGGCAAGGGTTTTGGCTCGGGCATAAGAGGTCACCCGCTCTATGCTGGGGAAGCTCTGCTTGAGGTAACTCAGCACCTCCACCAGTTCAGGGGTGCGCATAATCGGTGTGTCAGCATCCTGGAGAAAGGCGGTGCGACCGCCAGAAGCCAGCCAGTTGGCCACATTCACCAGGCTTTGCAGCCTGGGCTCTACCCCCTCGGGGTCGGGCGAATCCCTGCTGTAAAGCTCAGGATTCCCACGAAGGATGGCGCTCAAAACGGCATTGTCGATCCTCCCCCCAAAGCCCATCTGCCATGAGGCGGTCTTCAACTCACCAGCCAGGGCCTGGGCGGCGTCTATGTCCTCCTTGATCTCTGCCACGCTGCGGTACTCAAATTTCTGCGCCTTGTAGACGGGGCAGAAGTGACATCTGTTCCACGGGCAATTGCGGGTTGCCCTGATAAGCAGGGAGCGGTCACGGCCTTCGCTGGGCGGCCTGATGGGCCCAAGCTCATAAGACCATCGCTTTGCCTTTGACGTATCGATACGGTAGAGAGTAGCCATCCTGTGCCTGATCGCGGGAACTAGGTCGGGGCAACCACGAACCTGTTGACCAGGCCCACTGTGTCAGCAACGTTCAATTTGTGGAAAAGGAGGGAAAAGCGGGCCTCTAGTGCATCCCTCAGCCCGGAATAGCTCTCTTCAGGGAGACTCCACATCTCCTTCTTGAAATCACCGAAGGCCTTCTTCCGGGTCTTGTAAAGGAACTGCTCTTCAGAATCGTCTTTTGCCCTTTCATTCTCGTAGTTCTCCGAGAGATGGCGGTATATTCTATCCAGCAGTTCCCTGGGGAAATAGGGGCTGTCAAAGATAATGTTCTGAAAGCCGGTAGCCAGGTGGACCTCCACGGTGCCAGTCTGGGGAAAGTGATGGAAGGCCTCCTCTGGAAGAGTAGAGGCCCCATGCTGCACGGCGCCACCCATGCCGTATTCTTCCCGCGCTACGCGGGACAGTTCTTCCAGAGTTTTGAAGTCGAGCTCAACCGTGGCAATCGTTCCATCGGGCAAGACCACCCCACCATGCGTTGTGCCTGTTTGGACGCTGATTTTGGAAATGCCCTTGACGCCCGGCGGTAACAGGCGGTGATACCCCTTCATAAAAGCCCTCAGTTCCTCGACCGTAGAGTTTCTCTTGCCTACCTCGCCAATCTCACCACCGACAGAAATGGTTACGCCCTGAGGCTCAAGGCCGCGCATAAACTCAGTCATCTCGGCAGTGACGCGGTAGTTATTCTCCTGCTGCTCATCGAGAGTCGGCCTTTCCAAATCCACCAGAGTGGAGGCATCTATGTCGATATTCAGGAATCCAGCAGCGACGGACTCTCGGATCAGCGTTTTGATAGCCGCCAGTTCCTTCTCTGGGTCTGAGCGAAATCTGGCCTGGTTCACCTGAAAGTGGTCTCCCTGAAGAAAGACAGGCCCTTTGAATCCTTCCCTGACAGCAGCCGCCAGGACGCAGGTAGCGTACTCATCAGGGCTTTGCTTTGTATAGCCTATCTCAGAGCGGGCGATCTCAAATATAAAGGCACCGACTTTATCTTTCAGGGCGGCCCTGAAGACAGCCCTGGCTACCTGGTAGGTGATGCCTCGGATGTTTATAGCTGGCACGGTGACGCCGCTGTATAGCCCCTTCCCCGCTGCTTCGTAGAGGCCCTGCGTGCTGGCGGGGGAAACCCCCAGCGCGGAAGCCGACTCCCTAATAGCACGCCGGCAGCTTTCCCTAACCTCGGTGTCAGGAGCAAGAACAGCATCTCTCACCAGCGTGTCAATTTCATGGGGTGCCATAGACATGTGGCGATACCTCCTCAAACCTGGCCCCGCCGCAACCCGGCGAGTTTCTTGATAACTCAACCCCCTTGTATTTGCTTTTCACCCTGGCGAGTATAGTTCAAAATGCTGCGGCGACCGTTATATCGATCCACATCGTACAATCTGTCAACGTCCACCAGATTCAGTGGGCCAGTGGCTTCTTTCAGCGGAACGGCCGTGATCTTACCATTCCGGCAACTCACCATCTTCCCAAAATCTTCCATCACCACCAGGTCCACGGCTGCAATGCCGAAATACCTGCCCATCCTGCGATCATAGGCGCAGGGAGCACCGCCACGTTGCAGGTGACTCAGCACTACGCTTCGGGAGTCTATCTTGGCAGCTTTCTGAATCTCCGCTGCCAGGAAGTCACCAATGCCGCCGAGAGCCTTATGCCCGAAGCCGTCTACTTCGTCGCGAGCGACAAATTCGGAACGTCCCGATGGCTTAGCCCCCTCTGCCACCACGAGAATCTCGTATCGGGCCCCCGCCCTTCTTCCCTCCTGGACTAGCTCGCACACCCTCTCAACGGAGAACTCATACTCTGGGATGAGGATGATGAATGCCCCACAGGACTCCCCCCCTTCCAAAGCCAGCCATCCGGCATTTCTCCCCATCGTTTCCACCACAAATATTCGCTTGTGAGAGCCAGCAGTAGTCCTCAGCCTGTCCACCTCTTCGGTGATGACATTCAGGGCTGTTTCAAACCCCAAAGTGTAGTCAGTCCCGGGGAGGTCCTTGTCAATCGTCTTGGGGATACCAATGACATTCACCCCTTCCTGAGATAGCTTGTATGCCACTCCCAGGGTATCCTCGCCACCAATAGCTATCAACGCCTTTAGGCCGAGCTTTTCTATATTGTCCAACACCCTCTTTGACTGGTCATCCTTGGGGTTGTAGGGATTCGTCCTAGAAGTGCCCAGGAACGTGCCTCCGTACCTATCCCAGGTCCTCACCATCTCCTCGGTCAGGGGCACCACATATCCCGGGATATCCGCCGCCATAGGCTCAACCCGGATCAATCCCTTCCACCCATCGCGGATTCCCAGAACCTCGTACTGGAGACCCCTTTCCCACTGAAGCCGTTCATCCAGCGCTGTTTTCACCACCCATTTCATGGCTGGGTTCAAGCCAGCACAGTCCCCGCCGCCAGTGAGAATGCCTATTCTACT
Encoded proteins:
- a CDS encoding CoA transferase, whose product is MEEPLLSPYRALDLTDEKGFFCGRILGDFGADVIKIEPPGGDSSRRIGPFYHDLPDPEKSLYWFAYNANKRGVTLNIETADGQELFRRLVKTADFVIESFPPGYMDKIGLGYASLSQINPGIIMTSITPFGQTGPWRDHKGSDIALWALSSYMYVEGDADRAPVRFGFPQAYLHAGLEAAVSSLVALHYRQMTGEGQWIDVSAQQSLIVINLQNQQHWNLARFNPTRAGPCVHRSGVKWAYQRRIWQCKDGFVCFILMAGATGAPGNRALTEWMESEGLAPGCMKQIDWPAYSIRADEIAIEDYEEITKALTIFFSRHTKAELYQEAIKRRIPLYPCSTMQDLRGDAHLKERGFWTEIEHPELKEALVYPRPCMLLSGSSCRIRRRAPRIGEHNEEVYGMGLGLSRQEMILLKQAGAI
- a CDS encoding radical SAM protein: MATLYRIDTSKAKRWSYELGPIRPPSEGRDRSLLIRATRNCPWNRCHFCPVYKAQKFEYRSVAEIKEDIDAAQALAGELKTASWQMGFGGRIDNAVLSAILRGNPELYSRDSPDPEGVEPRLQSLVNVANWLASGGRTAFLQDADTPIMRTPELVEVLSYLKQSFPSIERVTSYARAKTLARKSGEELNRLREAGLSRLHVGLESGADEVLAYMEKGVTAEEHIRGGRQVVEAGISLSEYVMPGLGGRRWSGKHALESARVLNEIAPDFIRLRSLIAHRGCLLSEQIESGDFEPLDEDEMVAEIGLFIEKLTCSAYVASDQMANLLWEVEGKLPQDKPDMLRVIASYLTKSPLERLTFCLERRRASFLSVYGGLPEVVEEKVQQAVEAIESEAPDAAQKVKAAIAVLKQSFL
- a CDS encoding aldolase; the protein is MSMAPHEIDTLVRDAVLAPDTEVRESCRRAIRESASALGVSPASTQGLYEAAGKGLYSGVTVPAINIRGITYQVARAVFRAALKDKVGAFIFEIARSEIGYTKQSPDEYATCVLAAAVREGFKGPVFLQGDHFQVNQARFRSDPEKELAAIKTLIRESVAAGFLNIDIDASTLVDLERPTLDEQQENNYRVTAEMTEFMRGLEPQGVTISVGGEIGEVGKRNSTVEELRAFMKGYHRLLPPGVKGISKISVQTGTTHGGVVLPDGTIATVELDFKTLEELSRVAREEYGMGGAVQHGASTLPEEAFHHFPQTGTVEVHLATGFQNIIFDSPYFPRELLDRIYRHLSENYENERAKDDSEEQFLYKTRKKAFGDFKKEMWSLPEESYSGLRDALEARFSLLFHKLNVADTVGLVNRFVVAPT
- a CDS encoding ATP-dependent 6-phosphofructokinase, whose product is MVISTKKSRIGILTGGGDCAGLNPAMKWVVKTALDERLQWERGLQYEVLGIRDGWKGLIRVEPMAADIPGYVVPLTEEMVRTWDRYGGTFLGTSRTNPYNPKDDQSKRVLDNIEKLGLKALIAIGGEDTLGVAYKLSQEGVNVIGIPKTIDKDLPGTDYTLGFETALNVITEEVDRLRTTAGSHKRIFVVETMGRNAGWLALEGGESCGAFIILIPEYEFSVERVCELVQEGRRAGARYEILVVAEGAKPSGRSEFVARDEVDGFGHKALGGIGDFLAAEIQKAAKIDSRSVVLSHLQRGGAPCAYDRRMGRYFGIAAVDLVVMEDFGKMVSCRNGKITAVPLKEATGPLNLVDVDRLYDVDRYNGRRSILNYTRQGEKQIQGG